The Drosophila bipectinata strain 14024-0381.07 chromosome 2L, DbipHiC1v2, whole genome shotgun sequence genome has a segment encoding these proteins:
- the Acox3 gene encoding peroxisomal acyl-coenzyme A oxidase 3 isoform X1: protein MASGEDGADLGGGQSHLSQLLTALGAHYSDRGKDKTPENILDDKRIFPEFRGGPLDEYRQRASFCYKRMNVLLEGEEHIRLKHKVWQWMERHPDYQREPEAPSLERTRELANKRQHLLWEQQFYGVNEYINSPYLLLAFGQAIFSYDFSTSVKFGLSTGMFPSTLVSNGSGRLGKYVAKVADNRILGAYALTEISHGTNALGMRTRATYDLKRQEFILHTPDFEAAKCWVGNLGKTCTHAIVYAQLYVPDEKHQGLQAFLVPIRDERTLLPFPGVTVGDLGEKIGLNGIDNGFVMFNQYRIPKANLLSKTGDIDDQGNYTSQIKDERKRLGASLGALSVGRVNITAITYVALSKAVTIATRYAASRRQFGPPNSPAEWPVIEYQSQQYRLIPHLATTIALRVATLWIGKKNMDLSMKSLTGEDTSQAGMEIHAISSALKPVATWAARDGIQECREACGGHGYLRASGLGDLRNDNDANCTYEGENNTLIQQASNWLVNLRRNNANFEAVSPLETVAFLKDIDKILTQKGLERTPEDALNPQNLLKALNWLTSWQLETTVKRVEQLQREGKDAFETRNNIQVFAAQKLSIIYGERTIYYEFYKFVVGLPDSAEKKVLQQVLSFYGAHLVTKYAGIFYQGGYFQDSSQIQLFEQGILKLLPVLKDEAIALVDAIAPTDFILNSPLGMSDGNVYQHLQRTIVSTPGVYERPHWWRDVTYKPYLQRAKL from the exons ATGGCGAGTGGAGAGGATGGCGCAGATCTTGGTGGAGGGCAGAGTCATCTTAGCCAGCTACTGACCGCCCTTGGTGCTCATTACAGCGACCGCGGGAAGGACAAGACCCCCGAAAACATCCTGGATGACAAGCGGATTTTCCCCGAGTTCCGAGGTGGACCTTTGGACGAGTACCGCCAAAGGGCGAGCTTCTGCTACAAGCGCATGAACGTTCTGCTGGAGGGAGAGGAGCATATCCGTCTAAAG CACAAAGTATGGCAGTGGATGGAGCGCCACCCCGACTACCAGCGGGAGCCGGAGGCGCCCAGCCTGGAACGCACccgggagctggccaacaagCGGCAGCACCTCCTGTGGGAACAACAGTTCTATGGCGTTAATGAG TACATAAACAGTCCGTATTTGCTGCTGGCCTTTGGGCAGGCCATCTTCAGCTACGACTTCAGCACGTCGGTGAAGTTTGGACTGTCCACTGGCATGTTCCCCAGCACACTGGTGTCCAACGGATCGGGACGACTGGGCAAGTATGTGGCCAAGGTAGCCGACAACCGGATCCTGGGCGCCTATGCTCTCACTGAGATTTCCCACGGCACCAACGCCCTCGGCATGCGCACCCGTGCCACCTATGACCTGAAAAGGCAGGAGTTTATCCTTCACACTCCGGACTTTGAGGCAGCCAAGTGCTGGGTGGGAAATCTGGGCAAGACCTGCACTCATGCTATTGTCTACGCCCAGCTGTACGTTCCGGATGAAAAGCACCAGGGCCTGCAGGCGTTCTTGGTGCCCATCCGCGACGAGCGTACGCTGCTCCCCTTCCCCGGAGTCACTGTCGGTGATTTGGGTGAGAAGATTGGCCTCAACGGCATCGACAACGG ATTTGTCATGTTCAACCAGTACCGCATTCCGAAGGCGAACCTGCTTTCCAAGACTGGCGATATCGACGACCAGGGCAACTACACCAGCCAAATCAAGGACGAGCGCAAGAGACTGGGCGCCTCTTTGGGAGCCCTTTCTGTGGGTCGCGTCAACATCACCGCCATCACCTACGTGGCACTGAGCAAGGCGGTTACCATTGCCACTCGGTACGCTGCCAGTCGCCGGCAGTTCGGTCCACCCAACAGCCCGGCTGAGTGGCCGGTGATCGAGTACCAGTCGCAGCAGTACCGGCTTATCCCCCATCTCGCCACAACGATCGCCCTCCGCGTGGCCACTCTCTGGATTGGCAAGAAAAACATGGACCTGTCCATGAAGAGCCTCACCGGCGAGGACACCTCGCAGGCGGGCATGGAGATTCACGCCATCTCCTCGGCTCTGAAGCCAGTAGCCACCTGGGCTGCCCGAGACGGAATCCAGGAATGTCGCGAAGCGTGTGGTGGTCATGGATACCTTAGGGCTTCTGGCTTGGGCGACCTGCGTAACGACAACGACGCAAACTGCACCTACGAGGGCGAAAACAATACTCTGATCCAGCAGGCCTCCAACTGGCTGGTTAATCTCCGTCGCAACAACGCCAACTTTGAGGCAGTGTCTCCCTTGGAGACAGTTGCTTTCCTAAAGGACATTGACAAGATTCTGACCCAAAAGGGTCTGGAGCGTACTCCAGAGGATGCTTTGAATCCGCAGA ATCTTTTGAAGGCTCTGAATTGGCTGACCTCTTGGCAGTTGGAGACCACCGTGAAGCGGGTGGAGCAGCTGCAACGCGAGGGCAAAGATGCATTTGAAACGCGTAACAATATCCAAGTCTTTGCTGCCCAGAAGCTGTCCATAATCTACGGAGAGCGCACTATCTACTACGAGTTCTACAAGTTTGTGGTTGGCCTGCCCGATTCGGCCGAGAAGAAGGTTCTGCAACAGGTGCTTTCGTTCTACGGGGCACATTTGGTCACAAAGTACGCTGGCATCTTCTACCAAGGCGGCTACTTCCAAGACAGTTCCCAAATCCAATTGTTCGAGCAGGGAATTCTGAAGCTGCTGCCTGTGCTGAAGGATGAGGCCATCGCCCTTGTGGATGCTATAGCGCCCACCGACTTTATTCTTAACTCGCCCCTCGGCATGAGCGATGGCAAT GTTTACCAACATCTGCAGCGGACTATCGTCTCTACTCCTGGAGTCTATGAGCGTCCTCATTGGTGGCGTGACGTTACTTACAAGCCCTATCTTCAGCGAGCCAAGCTATAA
- the Fic gene encoding protein adenylyltransferase Fic — protein sequence MGATDQALEAQSNATEPPKTPPVPEQRERFFLGRQANLCHLIVLLFSGGLAAITLHIFTSSNLGWRLRQLHHLPTAHYLQTRDEFAVYSVDELNAFKEFYDRSISDSVGSSYTEAEETNIKEALGALRLAQDMYLAGKDDKAARLFQHSLALAPRHPTVLLRYGEFLEHSQRNIVLADQYYFQALSISPSNSEALANRQRTADVVQSLDERRLESLDSKRDALSAIHESSAALRRAKKEAYFQHIYHTVGIEGNTMTLAQTRSILETRMAVDGKSIDEHNEILGMDLAMKYINASLVQKMEITIKDILELHRRVLGHVDPIEGGEFRRNQVYVGGHVPPGPGDLALLMQRFERWLNSEHSSSLHPVNYAALAHYKLVHIHPFIDGNGRTSRLLMNTLLMRAGYPPVIIPKQQRSKYYHFLKLANEGDIRPFVRFIADCTEKTLDLYLWATSDLPHQIPMLIQSTSEAGEGGPQLQKSQMGEGASLPEFYESGSGSLP from the exons ATGGGTGCTACCGACCAGGCACTTGAGGCTCAAAGCAACGCCACAGAACCCCCAAAGACTCCTCCAGTGCCAGAGCAACGTGAGCGCTTTTTCCTTGGACGACAGGCCAACCTCTGCCACCTGATTGTGTTACTGTTTAGCGGAGGATTGGCTGCCATTACGTTACACATCTTTACGTCTTCAAATCTGGGCTGGCGGCTACGCCAGTTGCACCACCTGCCCACCGCCCACTACCTGCAAACACGAGACGAGTTCGCCGTCTACTCCGTGGATGAACTAAATGCGTTTAAGGAGTTCTATGACCGCAGTATCAGCGACAGTGTTGGGAGCAGCTATACGGAAGCGGAAGAAACTAACATTAAAGAGGCTCTGGGTGCTCTTCGGCTGGCCCAAGACATGTACCTGGCGGGTAAAGACGATAAGGCAGCTCGACTGTTCCAACACTCTCTGGCCCTGGCGCCACGTCATCCCACAGTGCTGCTGCGTTACGGCGAGTTTCTGGAACATAGCCAGCGGAATATCGTACTGGCGGATCAGTACTATTTTCAAGCATTGTCCATCAGTCCAAGCAATTCCGAGGCTCTAGCCAATCGTCAGAGGACGGCCGATGTTGTCCAGTCTTTAGATGAGCGTCGCTTGGAGTCGTTGGATTCAAAGCGTGATGCCCTCTCTGCCATTCACGAGTCAAGCGCTGCTCTGCGACGAGCCAAAAAAGAGGCGTACTTTCAACACATTTACCACACAGTGGGTATCGAAGGCAACACCATGACATTGGCCCAGACACGTTCCATTCTGGAGACCCGCATGGCCGTAGATGGCAAATCAATTGACGAGCACAATGAGATTCTAGGCATGGATCTTGCGATGAAGTACATCAATGCCAGTCTTGTGCAAAA aatggaAATCACCATTAAAGATATTCTGGAGCTGCATCGCCGCGTCCTGGGCCACGTAGACCCCATTGAGGGTGGCGAGTTCCGCCGGAATCAGGTGTATGTCGGAGGCCACGTACCCCCTGGACCAGGAGACTTAGCACTCTTAATGCAGCGCTTCGAGAGGTGGCTCAACTCCGAGCACAGTAGCTCTCTACATCCTGTGAA CTATGCTGCCCTAGCACACTACAAGTTGGTTCATATTCACCCATTCATCGATGGGAATGGACGCACCTCCCGTCTTCTGATGAACACGTTGCTGATGCGAGCTGGCTACCCGCCCGTGATTATTCCCAAACAGCAACGCAGCAAATACTACCACTTCCTGAAGCTGGCCAACGAGGGCGACATTCGGCCTTTTGTGCGTTTCATCGCCGACTGCACAGAGAAGACGCTCGACTTGTATCTCTGGGCCACCAGTGACCTACCTCACCAGATCCCCATGCTGATCCAGTCAACGAGCGAGGCGGGCGAAGGAGGGCCCCAATTGCAAAAGTCCCAAATGGGTGAGGGGGCGTCGCTACCAGAATTCTACGAGTCCGGCTCTGGATCATTACCCTAA
- the Acox3 gene encoding peroxisomal acyl-coenzyme A oxidase 3 isoform X2, protein MVALSSTNDRGKDKTPENILDDKRIFPEFRGGPLDEYRQRASFCYKRMNVLLEGEEHIRLKHKVWQWMERHPDYQREPEAPSLERTRELANKRQHLLWEQQFYGVNEYINSPYLLLAFGQAIFSYDFSTSVKFGLSTGMFPSTLVSNGSGRLGKYVAKVADNRILGAYALTEISHGTNALGMRTRATYDLKRQEFILHTPDFEAAKCWVGNLGKTCTHAIVYAQLYVPDEKHQGLQAFLVPIRDERTLLPFPGVTVGDLGEKIGLNGIDNGFVMFNQYRIPKANLLSKTGDIDDQGNYTSQIKDERKRLGASLGALSVGRVNITAITYVALSKAVTIATRYAASRRQFGPPNSPAEWPVIEYQSQQYRLIPHLATTIALRVATLWIGKKNMDLSMKSLTGEDTSQAGMEIHAISSALKPVATWAARDGIQECREACGGHGYLRASGLGDLRNDNDANCTYEGENNTLIQQASNWLVNLRRNNANFEAVSPLETVAFLKDIDKILTQKGLERTPEDALNPQNLLKALNWLTSWQLETTVKRVEQLQREGKDAFETRNNIQVFAAQKLSIIYGERTIYYEFYKFVVGLPDSAEKKVLQQVLSFYGAHLVTKYAGIFYQGGYFQDSSQIQLFEQGILKLLPVLKDEAIALVDAIAPTDFILNSPLGMSDGNVYQHLQRTIVSTPGVYERPHWWRDVTYKPYLQRAKL, encoded by the exons ATGGTTGCATTGAGTTCCACCAA CGACCGCGGGAAGGACAAGACCCCCGAAAACATCCTGGATGACAAGCGGATTTTCCCCGAGTTCCGAGGTGGACCTTTGGACGAGTACCGCCAAAGGGCGAGCTTCTGCTACAAGCGCATGAACGTTCTGCTGGAGGGAGAGGAGCATATCCGTCTAAAG CACAAAGTATGGCAGTGGATGGAGCGCCACCCCGACTACCAGCGGGAGCCGGAGGCGCCCAGCCTGGAACGCACccgggagctggccaacaagCGGCAGCACCTCCTGTGGGAACAACAGTTCTATGGCGTTAATGAG TACATAAACAGTCCGTATTTGCTGCTGGCCTTTGGGCAGGCCATCTTCAGCTACGACTTCAGCACGTCGGTGAAGTTTGGACTGTCCACTGGCATGTTCCCCAGCACACTGGTGTCCAACGGATCGGGACGACTGGGCAAGTATGTGGCCAAGGTAGCCGACAACCGGATCCTGGGCGCCTATGCTCTCACTGAGATTTCCCACGGCACCAACGCCCTCGGCATGCGCACCCGTGCCACCTATGACCTGAAAAGGCAGGAGTTTATCCTTCACACTCCGGACTTTGAGGCAGCCAAGTGCTGGGTGGGAAATCTGGGCAAGACCTGCACTCATGCTATTGTCTACGCCCAGCTGTACGTTCCGGATGAAAAGCACCAGGGCCTGCAGGCGTTCTTGGTGCCCATCCGCGACGAGCGTACGCTGCTCCCCTTCCCCGGAGTCACTGTCGGTGATTTGGGTGAGAAGATTGGCCTCAACGGCATCGACAACGG ATTTGTCATGTTCAACCAGTACCGCATTCCGAAGGCGAACCTGCTTTCCAAGACTGGCGATATCGACGACCAGGGCAACTACACCAGCCAAATCAAGGACGAGCGCAAGAGACTGGGCGCCTCTTTGGGAGCCCTTTCTGTGGGTCGCGTCAACATCACCGCCATCACCTACGTGGCACTGAGCAAGGCGGTTACCATTGCCACTCGGTACGCTGCCAGTCGCCGGCAGTTCGGTCCACCCAACAGCCCGGCTGAGTGGCCGGTGATCGAGTACCAGTCGCAGCAGTACCGGCTTATCCCCCATCTCGCCACAACGATCGCCCTCCGCGTGGCCACTCTCTGGATTGGCAAGAAAAACATGGACCTGTCCATGAAGAGCCTCACCGGCGAGGACACCTCGCAGGCGGGCATGGAGATTCACGCCATCTCCTCGGCTCTGAAGCCAGTAGCCACCTGGGCTGCCCGAGACGGAATCCAGGAATGTCGCGAAGCGTGTGGTGGTCATGGATACCTTAGGGCTTCTGGCTTGGGCGACCTGCGTAACGACAACGACGCAAACTGCACCTACGAGGGCGAAAACAATACTCTGATCCAGCAGGCCTCCAACTGGCTGGTTAATCTCCGTCGCAACAACGCCAACTTTGAGGCAGTGTCTCCCTTGGAGACAGTTGCTTTCCTAAAGGACATTGACAAGATTCTGACCCAAAAGGGTCTGGAGCGTACTCCAGAGGATGCTTTGAATCCGCAGA ATCTTTTGAAGGCTCTGAATTGGCTGACCTCTTGGCAGTTGGAGACCACCGTGAAGCGGGTGGAGCAGCTGCAACGCGAGGGCAAAGATGCATTTGAAACGCGTAACAATATCCAAGTCTTTGCTGCCCAGAAGCTGTCCATAATCTACGGAGAGCGCACTATCTACTACGAGTTCTACAAGTTTGTGGTTGGCCTGCCCGATTCGGCCGAGAAGAAGGTTCTGCAACAGGTGCTTTCGTTCTACGGGGCACATTTGGTCACAAAGTACGCTGGCATCTTCTACCAAGGCGGCTACTTCCAAGACAGTTCCCAAATCCAATTGTTCGAGCAGGGAATTCTGAAGCTGCTGCCTGTGCTGAAGGATGAGGCCATCGCCCTTGTGGATGCTATAGCGCCCACCGACTTTATTCTTAACTCGCCCCTCGGCATGAGCGATGGCAAT GTTTACCAACATCTGCAGCGGACTATCGTCTCTACTCCTGGAGTCTATGAGCGTCCTCATTGGTGGCGTGACGTTACTTACAAGCCCTATCTTCAGCGAGCCAAGCTATAA